Below is a genomic region from Neomonachus schauinslandi chromosome 2, ASM220157v2, whole genome shotgun sequence.
TCTGTGTTGGTACATTAAACTCCTAAAGGACAGCCCTGTGGATTTTGGTGGTTAAGGCCGCTTGGTGGCTGTGGCCACTGCTCACATCTTAATATTAAGTTAGGATTCTGGAACATCCATGGTCCAGCAGACATTGGCCAGTGCAGAGACACACAATCTCAGCCCTCATGACAGCAGGATTGGTTTTTGGCATATATTGCAGCCAGGTGCTTCTTCAGAGGTTGGAGCAGGGGATGCATTCAAGCCTTCATACAAAATTCAGATACACAGAGGCTCCAAAGTATTGTCAGGAAAAATGCCACTTTTCTGAGACCTGTCAATAGGTATTTCTTCAAAAACTGTgacaggaggggtgcctgggtggctcagtcgttaagcatctgccttcggctcaggtcattgtcccagggtcctgggatcaagcccctgcatcgggcttcctgctccgtgggaaacctgcttctccctctcccactccccctgcttgtgtttcctctcttgctgtgtctctctctgtcaaataaatgaaattaaaaaaaaaaaaaaaaactctgacaGGAGAGGCTTTTCCTTGATTTTGTAAAGTTGGCAAACTCCAGATAATCAGGATCTTTCCTCTCGGTGGCCTGTAAATGTGTGTCATGACTCTTATACCGGGTTATGATAAACAACATTTCCTGAAAGTAGTTCATTATGGGCCCTGCACCAACTTGATACACCAGTGTTCATGCTCAGTTAGAAAAGTCTACAATAAACCCTAACAGCCTGATCTTGATTATggtgacatttttatttcctgacatCTATGAGATCCAAATCAGTCTTTCTTCATTTTGTGCCCCTGACACAGTGCCTTTGGCCTACAGCTGAAACCAGTCTTGGCTTGTCAAAGGAACTGACTGAAGCCAGATTGAATGTTTTTTTATCAAAGGATGCCACACACAAACTTTTAGAAACTTTACTCTCTGTAAGATACTACatccaaaacaaattaaatgccTCACGCTCTAGCTTCAGTCATTTCTGATTCTGACCTCAGTGAAAATTCAAAGCAGCTGATAACTATTATATAGTcattctcatatatttatttactgttaGCAAATCACTCCctagttgtttctttttaaataatgaattatcCTAGTTCCTTTTAAATCTGTCACATTGAAACAAACACTTGTTTCATTTCTGGCAAATAATCCCACCCACGTCTATTTGGTGCTATGAGCCCTGTTAGGAACGCACTTCAGAGGTGTGTTCAAAACTTTCtagaaaaatttttgaaagaaatttgcTTAGCTTTTCCGGTTGCGGCGCCGCGCGGTGAGGAGCTCTTACCTTCGTAGCAATGCCATCCAAGGGTCCTCTGCAGTCCGTGCAGGTCTTCGGACGCAAGAAAACGGCCACAGCCGTGGCGCACTGCAAACGGGGCAACGGCCTCATCAAGGTGAATGGGCGGCCACTGGAGATGATCGAGCCTCGCACGCTGCAATATAAGCTACTGGAACCTGTTCTTCTTCTGGGCAAGGAGCGATTTGCCGGGGTGGACATCCGAGTCCGAGTGAAGGGTGGTGGTCACGTGGCCCAGATTTATGCTATCCGCCAGTCCATCTCCAAAGCCCTGGTGGCCTATTACCAGAAATACGTGGATGAGGCTTCCAAGAAGGAGATCAAAGACATCCTCATCCAATACGACCGGACCCTACTGGTAGCTGATCCCCGGCGCTGCGAATCCAAAAAGTTTGGCGGTCCTGGTGCCCGTGCTCGCTACCAGAAATCCTACCGATAAGCCTATCGTGAGGATGAGGGTTCATCTTTATAATAAACAATTGTCACGGGACTTacggtttcaaaaaaaaaaaaaaagaaatttgcttatTACTGCCACATGTCCTTACCTATAGTTTaactttggtgtgtgtgtgtgtgtgtgtgtgtgtgtgtggaatgacCACGGATTTTTGTGACTAACATTATTGTTTTTACCCCTAAATTACTGTTGCCAGACAAAATaaaggatgcccagttaaatctgaatttcagataagcgaCAAATAATTTTCTAGTATAAGTATGTCTCACATACCAAAAAATTccttattgtttatctgaaattcaaatttgactgGGAATCCTGTAGGTTTTTTTTGCTGAATCTAGCAACCCTCATGAGATAAAATCACTCATAGATAGTAGCAACCATTCTCCTGTTTTCAGGTTAAAACGAGTCACACACCTCTCCCCGTCTATATCAGAATCAGAGAATATTCCAAAATACTTGAATACCTCTTATCTTCTAATGTTGAAACGTTACTACAGATGTCAGTGTTTGAAAGAGGTTCATACCTACCTTACCGAAAGCTTAGGAATCATAAACACGGCCATGACCATGTCACCTTAGGTTTCTTAATTGCTCTGAATGTCAGATACCTCAGCAGttagtgggaataataatagctacttttTAAGCCCATGGCAAGGGATGAGAATAATGTAATTTTTGTAAGGGGCCTGAAACAACCCCCAGAGCTTCCTTCTGCAACATACCACAAATATTGGTCCAGTGCCAACATATGCCAAGTACCATCCTCGGCATCAGGGAGATAATAGTGAACTAGATAAAATCCCTATAGATGATAAAcaagtaaagaaacaaagaagcaagAGAAGTTTAGATAATGGTAAGAGCTAGGCTAAATATTAATCAAGTAAACATGAAGGACCATTAGAAGGGCTATGCTGCTCAGGATGGGCAAGGAAGGGTCGCCCTGAGGTGGTCACATTTAGGGGGATTGGAGTGGAAGAAGGAGCTGGCTGTGAGAAGACCTGTGGACAGGGCATTCAGAGTAAAGGGAGTTCTAAgtgtagaggcagagagagcttgTCTGGCTGGAAGAGTTGGGGCATGAGGGGAGGAAACAGAGCTAGAGCTTGAATGAGGGGCAAGTATCTAGAACACTGTTTCTCAAACTATGTGTGGTGAagaacaattttgttttattcccaGTTCCTCTACAAAACCCCAAAATTGCCAtacaaatgaaatgaagaaaaccacATACAGAGTACAGGCCCATATTTCTTAGATTCAgcaacataaaattatattttaataagtgaCATCAGAACAAACATGACAGGGAAAAAAACGAATTACAAAGGCTGTTGCACATTCATTGAAAGtgggtctggggcgcctgggtggctcagtcgttaagcatctgccttcggctcaggtcatgatctcagggtcctgggatcgagccccgcatcgggctccctgctccacaggaagcctgcttctccctctcccactcccctcgcttgtgttccctctcttgctgtgtctctctctgtcaaataaataaataaaatctttaaaaaaaaaaaaaaaagaaagtgggtcTATTGGCAAACAATATAACCTGTGTAATAAGATATGCCCACCAATCATACATGTCAACATTGTGGCGATGCCTACAAGCTGTACGAGTTTATTACTCTCACTTCCACAGAGGGGGATTGGTGCACGGACCACACTTTGCATAGCTGGAGGATTGTTCTggtaagagaaaggcagaggtcATAATGGCCATGATAAGAAGTCAAGATTTAATTCTAAGTTCTAGCCAAATactgaattaataataataggaagAATAATGACAATAATGAAGATTTGTTTTTATAGTCAACTGTGAAGGAAATGAGATTCCCTTTATTCTAAACTTCCCAGAGGTTTAGGTGTCTAAGCAGGGTGATTCATTGTGGAAGATGCCCACAATGGCAAGATGTCCACATTCTTCCAAGGCTCCCATTATTTCCATAGTACCAGATGGTTCTTCCTTTCAATGATGTGCTGGAAAGAGAGATCTTAGTGGGGAGACAACAGAACTCAATTCTAGTCTTGCTCCAATAGCAAGgcttgggcaagtttcttcacATGTCTGGGTCTTAGTTCTCACTTGTAAAAAATAAGATGGAGGACTAGCTAATCTTTAAGGTACTtttgaattctaaaattttataaatctgtGATTCTAATTGTGTCTTTTTTCAATGATGGAATAAActtttcagaaagagaagaacctgttaaattaaaatcatattaacaatttcaaattatttttaatcaagtCAAAGTAGTTTTAATCAAACTgatcaaaataaaactaaaataaagatatatattttttacttttagtagAGTGAAACTGCTAGCAAATACTTGAATAGCTGAAATGTCTCCTAATTACTCTATCCTGTATCTTCACTGGGTTTATCTTAGTAGAACAGGGTTTCCAGCATACTTTGGTTAAACTGTCTATATATTCAGAAATTAGTATTTATTCACTTTCTAACTCTTTTATTCTTATCCCAGTATTCTTTAGCATGTTTCAAGCTTTAGGTTTACTGATTTCTATATAGGTTCTCTGTGGTAATTTGGGgaaggtgccccccccccccccccccccccgcaaaatcCTTCCTAGTACGctttaaatgtacatttcaaaGTGATTCAAATAAAGATGTTCTGGAAATTGTCCATTCATCAATTAGATATTTATCGAACACTTCACTTAAATATTGgaataatataaaagtaaatggTACCCAACTATGCCCATGAGAAGATCGCTGATGGGTTTGGGAAGAAGCACTCGATTTAACGGGTCTTCAAATGAGACGTACTAAGTGCCGTGAGAACCCGCGGGCCGGAATGGTGAAACCCCCTGGCAGAGTTAAGACCAGACTTTTGGGGATACTAGAATGGGATCTGGACGAATGCCTGGAAAGGACAGGTGAGTCCAGGGGAAAAGCTCGCACACAGGTGGGCAGATCCGTGAGGCGCTGGGAGGCTACAGGCCCGTGCTTCCGGCCCTGTAGTTTGAAGATGCTCCCTTACGTTACCAAGCTTGGAAAGGATTTCAGAGCAAAGGGGAATACCTTAGAGGATTTAAGCAGGGAACCGAAGAGTCGCCGAGAGCCAACAGCGTCAGGCGTTTTACCAACTTCACCTCAGCCTTCCAGGTGGTTTTGACCTTCTAGCCTCCAAAGGCAGAAACCGCCCCAGGGAGGTTTGCCAACACCCGTCAAGGAACGAACGGAGCTAGTTGAGTGGCAGAGCCGGCATTTGAATTTAATTGTTTGACTTCCCAGTTCCAAAGGCCAGGCATTTTACCCCTCAGCACGAGGCCTCCAGAAGGGGCGGACatgttgctggtgggaacagTGCTCATCGGTCTTCGCCCTCAGGCCACCCAACTTCTCAGGCTCCCTTCAAAAGGTTATCCCCCAGGGCACTTTATGTGCAAGGGGCTGGGAATTTACCTAACCTCAGAGCGCCGTGCCCTTGCTTATCAACAATGGCCTCGCGGGGTCTGCCTCCAGGCTTTTCATCCCACTGCTGCAGGTCTGGCCCAGCAGTTCACAGGCTGCGGGGACAAACTTAATTAAATTCAAGAGAGTGTTGTTAGCAGGGCCTGTCAGGCGCAGTTGTGTGCGGCTGAATAATTGAGTTGTGCgcggggtttctttttttttttttccccctctttgccTTCTTGGTGGTaggcttttttggggggttttgttttgttttctttgggtttctaAAGATGACCCTGACACTTTTCATAAAGCTGTTTTCTAGTAGGAACGCCCTCCATCAAAGAGACGCAGTTTGGTTGCCAGGCTACCGTGAGAAAAGAGAACTCCGAAGGGACAATGCCGACCTTTTCTCGGAGGATCCAGGGTCTATACTTGCTCAGGACAAAAGTACCTCCCAGAGACCTCACAGCTAGAACTCCGCAGTGTCCCTACCTGAACGTCAGACTGGTGGCCAGGAAGGCACAGCCTCGCCTGGAGGAAGCTCATCGCTGCGAGTGAAAAACAGACCTTATCAAATTGGCAGTGAGGAAGGGAAAAGGTCACTGCGAGATCCAGTTTAAAAAGTCTGACCTAAGATAAGCCCAGATGAAATCAGTTAAGGACTGTTTTTCCAGTGCAGCCCTCGGGCACGGGGAAGAATGGTGCCTGCTTGGGAGAGGGGAGGCCACAAAGGTTTTGCAGCTGGTGGCTTCCGCGTTCGGGGCTGGATCACTTAAAGTCTGTGCCTGCATTCTCTGAGCCTTTGGTACCTCCGATTTTAGCCTTTAGGGGTTTTTTAGataatcttttttcttctggctGCTTAAATACCACGAAGCTTACCACTCAGGGGTTCCTCAGCTCCTGCTTCCGCAAGGATGGTCAGTCATCAACCTGTCTTTATATTAATTTCCAGTTCTAATTAAGCTCCAGTACTGATTTCCTGTATGCAGTacaaaacagatataaatgatggagtgaatatttttaaaacttctgtcgTTCTTGACATAGGAATCACTATTTGAAGGACTATGAAGTGgtagaaatttttagtttttcatcgGTATAAGTAGGTTTTTAGAGAGGGCTTTTGGCTTGCCATTACTTGACTCTATTTCACTACAGTAGACAATGCTATGGTCCAGTTATTGACGTGCCTGTAAATTAAGTGtgcatattaatttttctttttttaaaaaaatattttaatgttatagcTGCTTCCACCCTGATAATGGTACGGAACTCCaaagtttataaaatgttatctttCACATTTCACACATGATGAAATGGAGATTGACTATCCAAAGCTATGCCTATCTGTGCCAAAACTGGATTGTTGCTCAAAAAAGTCTCCTGATCCTTGTACTAGTGTGGGTAGGGAAGAAATCCAGGGACTCAGTTTcatcctctgctttttttttttaatggttttagaaaggtcccttctctctttctttggacATCTGAGGACCGCTATAAAGTAATACAAGATCGGGCCATTGTGGGCCAGAGATAAATTCTTCCATACATCTCTACGGTTTCCCCTCTTCAAGCAGAGAACATCTTGACTTTTAAAGCAGTAATTGCAAAAAGTATCAAAAAGTGATTAATTTGCAATTCAGTCACAGGTTGTTGTGGTGAAAATCCTGACATTTATAGATGAAACAACTAAGGAATCTAATAATAATTtaaccaaatatttaatgagcacccaCTATATGTCAAAAGTTGTTCTGAAAGTTGGAGCTATAGCAGTAAACAAAGTAAGTGCCTGCCTAAATAGGTTGGTGGAGATCAATTGCAAAGAAACATGAGGTCAGGGCTCTAAGAGTGACATAGTCATTGGTGTTGGCACACTTTCTAAAACACCCACAAGTGATTCTGTTGTTCTACCATTGGTATTTGGAATATAATGCAAGGCTTTCTCCTCACACTAgggaactttgttttatttaaaatggtcTATAGAGGCTTGggacataaatacaaatatatttataaatatcaatcAAAAGATATCGTATTGAGAAAGTCAGAGAGCCTGAAGTTTGGGTCTAAAAACCAGCAGGCATTCTTCTGGGCAATTTTTCCCTGAGGAGATGTTTTGTGGAAGATGTCAGTATTTGAAACAGGGAATTTAATCCATGGGATTGGTTAAAGAGattcaggaagagagagaagccaaacAGAGGTCAGTGAGGCAAAGATTAGCAAGAAGAAGTTGTTGGACCCGGGGctggaaggcagaaggagaaggtcCAGGAAATGCCAGGGCCACACGGCAGAAGCTGGAGCCATGGCAGGACAGTCTGGCAGGAGCTAGAGTCCGGAGTGGAGTTGCTGCCCAAGGCAAAAAAGAGGGGGCAAATCTGCTTTGTCCCATTCTCCCATCTTCCAGTATCCCTCTAGTGCCTCTCATTACAAGGAGAAGCCAGTTAACAAAGAAGCTTGAGAAACACAGGCTGCAAGAATCAGATTCCTTAGGATGTAGAGGAGAGcagataaaagagaagaaatgaatgtgGTAGACACCGACCCAGGACCAGCACATTTATTGACTTTTCTTGGTTCAGAGTGGGTTCTGGAACCAAACTGCTTgggctcaaatcctggctttgctgcTTATTCTGTgtataatcttgggcaagttacttagtctCTCAGAGTCTCATTTTCatgatctgtaaaatgaggaccaAGTAGGAATGACATTATACAACTTGTAAGACTGgtcttaaatgaaataatggattttAGTGcgttatttttatcattattattgggTATAAAGCATTGCACTAGGTGATGTGAGAGGTGTAGTAAAAACCACTACTGTCCTCAAGGTCATATAGAAtttatttggggaaggaaacacattAGTAAATAATATAAGAGACTATACCATACAGAGGGAGGAGTGAACGTTGTCTGTCAACTAGGTATGGAACCACTATATTCTGCTTTCAAGTTGTAAATTGAAAGGGATGGTATTAtgtgaaattactttttaaatcctaatagtatggggtgcctgggtggctcagttggttaagcgactgccttcggctcaggtcatgatcctggagtcccgggatcgagtcccgcatcgggctccctgttcggcagggaggctgcttctccctctgaccctcccccctctcatgtgctctctgtctctcattctctctctcaaataaataaataaatctttaaaaataaataaataaataaatcctaataGTATGATTAATGTTTAAATGTCCTATCTAGATTTGTAGGCAAAAGAgcagtttgttttttatatatttttttgtattataagAGTAACAATGTTTATTGTAGGAAATTATATTAACTATAGTAAATGACTTTTAATTGCTTATGGTTCTAGTTTTTCCTTAGGTGCATGAACTTCCTACCTGAAAAGATTCAATGTTAACCAACAAGTCTATTCAATTCAATATATGTATGATTTCTGTTATGCACTCAATAGCTCATGAGGGCCTTATCAGGGGTACTTTTATAAAACGAGGGTTGGAGGAAACAGAGTTAATATgatcacagaaataaatgtaatgcAATTTAAATATGGCAATTTCCACAGGAGAAGTACAAACAGTATGGATTGGGAATTTAAAGAAGGGAGAAACCACATCCAATTTAGGAGGTGAAAGGTTTCAATTATGAAAAGTCATTTGAGATAAACTTTGAAGAACTGTAGACTTTTGATAATGTCAGTTACACCTGTTAGTTTCATTTGCTCTAAAACCATTTCCTGTCTTCTGGTATCATCACTTTGATTTTCCTCCAGTCATAACCTATCTTCCACCCTCAGGCTCTGTGGTTTGGGTTTCTTGTTTCATGATTTGCATGTGGTCCAAACCTGACCAGTCAGATAACAGTTATTACCTTGAAGATATAAGACCCCATGCAGTGAAAAGGAGCTTTCTCTTTTAGGGCTGCTAAACTTGGAGCTACAGGAGTTTCCTGCATGGAGAGATCTTGAAAGTAAGTTGAAGCCAACGCAAAGGAAAGCAGAGGTGAGCGGTGAAGAAAGTATGAGATGAAGTGGGGTGGAAGGGGGCTGAGATAGAATGAGAAAGAATCTCACATTCTGATAACATTATTCAAGCCTCCAATAGTTTCCTCAAACTGACATCAAGACTTTTCAGCTACACAGccaataaaatgtctttttagttATGCTTTCTTGTGTTAGGTTTTAGTTATTCCATAATGAAAGAATCCTGATAGGCAGGAATGGAAGGCAGGGAGCTGTATTAGAGGTGAACCACATGAGCAAAGGCATGAAAGTGGTGAAGACTGGGAGTATGGTCAGGGAATACCAATTGTCTGGACTGAATGGAGAGACACAAACTCACaccaacatatatataaataatggaaaagCAGTTGGGAAAGAAACTTGAGAAATTATAGTAGATTTTGCATGAAAAGCTGAGTGTATGCTTACTTGTCTAGGCCATCACCTGTCCAAAGAAATATAATGTAAAccacatgtgtaattttaaatttctattaataataaaggtaaaattaattttaataatgttctcTAACCTAACACATCCATAATATTACCAATTCAGCATTTAACCTGTATAAAAATTAGTATAAAGATATTTTGCTTAGTTTTTTTGTACTGTTTAAAAAACCCAGTGTGCATTTTACACTTCAGCCTGTCTCACTTTCTAATAACCACATTTCAAGGGTTCAATAGCCACAGCTGgttagtggctactgtattaaAGTGCACAAGTCTTAGTAATGCAGAGATACTGAGAGTTTTTGAGTAGCCTATCATTATGAGGGAtgtgttttaaaatctgtcatgattttcaaaattattaggGAAGGAAAGGCTGAAGTAGGAAGCTATTCATTGAATTATGTAAATGTCCCAGGCAATAAAGAAAGCTcaaattagaataataaaaacTGGAATTAAATGGAACCATATTAAAGACTACAGAGgtaaaaatgtatagaatttgaCAGAGATTTGATATGAGGGTGATGGgagataaaaatagaagagataaCAATGATTTAAGTTTCCCATCAAGAAAGAGCAGGATGTTAAAAGGAATAATTTAGTAGGAAAGATGATGACTTCTACTTTGTAGATGTTTCAGGGAGTTGTAGGACATCTAAGTGCTATTGTTCACTAGGCGATTAAAGATGTGTGTCTATGGCTCAGGATATGACGAGGTAAGAGAAAAGATTGGAGAGAAATGTATATGACTCTTGAGGTCATGGAAGAGAACATCATTAATGAAATGAGATCGGGGGAGTGTTGAGCAGCTTCATGTGAAGCAGAGACCAATAGAGATGAGATCATGAAGGACTTTTGTAGAAAAAAGCTAAGCACACAGTAGTTCTATGTCCTTGGCAAGACATGGAACATTCCCtgcttcagctttctcatctgtgcaAAGAGGTGGTAGAAGTCTATGCCCCTCAAGCTCCTCCTAATGCCAGCACCTTCTAGTGTGATCACCTTGAACCAGGCCAATAGGAGCTCATAGGCAGAAATGgatcaagattttaaaacattatgaaaTGAGGGAATGATAATGAAGGGAGAATAAAGAGGAATATgatgttaaaatatttgtttggtAACTTGAAAAGAGAAACCTACTCAAGggaaagattttctctcttcagttGGAAAAGAGCTGAGCCTGTTTATAGGCAGAAGGTAGGAAACTTGTAGAAGGAAGAACTAAAGGTAAATATTAGAAGGGGAATAGGAAATAGAGCAAGTTTGGTGTGGAGCCAGGATGGGTTCAGATATAGATTCTTCTAGCATTTACTGTATGTCTCCTCTATTTTAAGCATCATGTGTGATGTTCTTGTAAATGGCATTTAATTCTTACTACAGCTCTGTGAGAGCAGAATTATTATATCTTTTACAGAGGCAGTTGTGGTATTGTTGCTAAGACCATGAGTTTCAAAGTCAGATTGTCTGGGCTCAAACCACAGCACCATACCTGTTTAGCTATGAAAACTTGGGCAAGCTTCTTACCTTTTCCTttgcccttttgtttttttgtaaaatagaatCAATCTCATGGGATTTTTgtgagtatttaaaaaatgatatatttggaaTACTtaatgcctgacacatggtaagtATTCTGCAGCAATAGTTCTCAATGAGGGACAATTTTGCCCCCCAGGgaacatttagcaatgtctggagacatttttgaggATCATGGCTGGTGCAtgctgctggcatctagtgggtggagacCAGAGATGTTGCTAAATAATGCACAAAGCACATGCACAATTCTTACAACAAAGAATCCTCTTGCACAtatgtcaacagtgccaaggttgagaagccCCATTCTCTAGGAATTAGCTATTATTAATACTCCTACATAGGAGGAAGCTAAGGGGCAGAGATGCTAAATAACATAGCCAGGATAACATAGGAAGTGATAGAACCAGGCTTTGaacctctttttttctcattccaagTTTGAGTCCAATTCAGGTGCACTTCTCACTATATCACGACTGCCACTTAAGAGTAAGGTTGCACCTGACCCCTTGATTTCTAACACCACTCTCCAATAAAAGAAGCCAAGGCCACGGCTatggcaggaaatatacaagatgatcTTGAGGCATCTTGTAGGGccataatgaaagaaaacaaaatgaacaaaacacagaTACCCATGATAGTAGTATGTCATAGGGACAAAGCAACCAACTGAAAGAACTCCCAATGGCCAAAAGTGGCATAATTTGAGCAATGACACCATATAGTATGGGATCATAATCCAAAATAGAAAGTAAGTGCCCACATATCCAAACTGTTATGTATGAACCAAtggggagaaatagacaaatctcccatgcagaagaattccaagtaatttaCATAGATACTCTGTCCTCAAGAAAGAAGGGAGTAGGGGAATAGCTCCCTACTTCTTAAGTGTGTACTATATCTAGTgacttctttccaaaaaaaaaaaagataatttcacaAGAAAGAAACCTGAAAACACTACCTCAatcaggtgatcaaggttaacatctaCAATAAattcatgttgatagtatgtacccttgattgatatgatgaaaatgacattttattctgTGGTCTTTCTCCCCACAACTTATAACTTGTGTAATCATTAGAAAATTACCAGATTTCATTTGTGAGACATTTTACCAAATGATCGGTACTCCCCAAAACTGTCAAGTCATCAAAAACGAGAAAAGTCTGaaaaactgtcacagccaagggGAAACTAAGCAAACATGACAACTGATGTGGTATCCTGAATGAGATCCTAGAACATAAAAGGGGCATCAGGtacaaacaaagaaaatctgaatGAGTATGGACGTTAGGTAACAATGTATCAGTCTTGGCTCATTTATTGTGACAACTGTATCATACTAAGGTAAGATGTTAACAACAGTGGAAACTGGATGTGGGGCTTATGGGAGTTCTCTGCAACTTTTTTGTAAATcacaaactattctaaaataaaacattttttaaaaacagcaaatttTCATGATTACCCTTGAAATGGAGGGCTGACCTTTTCTTGTCCTCATAGACAAAGAGCAAGGTCAAGTACTGCTTTTGAGGAGGAGAGATGAAGTTATAGAAGAAGGAATGCCTTTGAGATTCTCAATAAAGTCGGTATCAAGGGGGATATTCTGAAACATTAAGTGGTTGgaagaaattgtgtttttttttttttcaaagattttatttatttatttgagagagagagaatgagagacagagagcacgagagggaggaaggtcagagggagaagcagactccctgccgagcagggagccagatgcgggactcgatcccggggtcctgggatcaagccccgcatcgggctccttgcttggcgggaaacctgcttctccctctcccactccccctgcttgggttcctgctcttgctatctctctctctttgtgaaataaataaataaaatcttaaaaaaaaaaaacaaacctgaagtAGTAAATTCAATAGGGATTTTATCAGTGAATATCAGTGAGTATATCATATAAATTACTTTAAATCATCcatgtgaagaaaaatatatttaatgtatctAAATGTACATGAAACAAAATCTATTAagtgataatttaaaataaatataatattcaagTTGTTCAGATAGTGAGAGAGCCAATACACGCAACTCATGTGCTCCAATAGCAATCAGTTCTTACACAACCAGGGCCTCTAACAACGTGCTACTGAAAGCCTGTTTAGCAGATAATGTTCTTTGTTcaatatctaatttttatttttgttactgaaAGTTTCCAATTTTGTTGCGAGCAGTTGAACCTACCTAAAATAATTCAATATCCCAGACATCCTTGAAGCAGAGATGGCTATGTGACACAGCTGTGGCCAGTGAGTATTTGCTAGTTTTGGGGAAGATTTTGTCTTCTTAATTATG
It encodes:
- the LOC110591479 gene encoding 40S ribosomal protein S16 isoform X1, whose translation is MPSKGPLQSVQVFGRKKTATAVAHCKRGNGLIKVNGRPLEMIEPRTLQYKLLEPVLLLGKERFAGVDIRVRVKGGGHVAQIYAIRQSISKALVAYYQKYVDEASKKEIKDILIQYDRTLLVADPRRCESKKFGGPGARARYQKSYR
- the LOC110591479 gene encoding 40S ribosomal protein S16 isoform X2; translation: MPSKGPLQSVQVFGRKKTATAVAHCKRGNGLIKLLEPVLLLGKERFAGVDIRVRVKGGGHVAQIYAIRQSISKALVAYYQKYVDEASKKEIKDILIQYDRTLLVADPRRCESKKFGGPGARARYQKSYR